From Pseudomonas vanderleydeniana, the proteins below share one genomic window:
- a CDS encoding AraC family transcriptional regulator: MKEKHSVSSYFVKALLVRFLDQPQRVAELLQAAGFREGSVEELGERVAPRQLAQLWLAVIRELGDEFFGFDSHGMPIGSFALICRGLIQAPTVGKALGLSLEYFALFLRDIHAQVQVRGKRVAVVMSTDTRDPYLQAVVTETFLILIVGLMCWLAGRRIPISRARFAHARPPHGDEHLLWGAYVEFDAPVTEIEFEREYLRLPVLADRKSLYAFLRDAPQSVFIRFRNREGFSARVHQRLRSCGYDHWPTLEQLADEFDIHLASLRRALQREGFSYQQIKDEVRRAIAFERLRNTRMSIAEIAQDVGFREPSAFHRAFKQWTGESPGSFRLRGQKA; the protein is encoded by the coding sequence ATGAAAGAAAAACATTCGGTATCGTCGTACTTCGTCAAGGCCCTGCTGGTGCGTTTTCTCGATCAGCCGCAGCGGGTTGCCGAGCTGCTGCAGGCCGCCGGCTTCCGTGAGGGCTCGGTGGAGGAACTGGGGGAACGGGTGGCGCCCCGGCAGCTGGCACAGCTCTGGCTGGCGGTGATTCGCGAGCTGGGCGACGAATTCTTCGGTTTCGACTCTCACGGCATGCCCATCGGCAGTTTTGCCCTGATCTGCCGCGGACTGATCCAGGCACCCACGGTGGGCAAGGCGCTGGGCTTGTCGCTGGAGTACTTCGCGCTGTTCCTGCGTGACATCCACGCCCAGGTGCAGGTGCGCGGCAAGCGGGTTGCCGTGGTGATGAGCACCGATACCCGCGACCCGTACCTGCAGGCCGTGGTCACCGAAACCTTCCTGATCCTGATCGTCGGCCTGATGTGCTGGCTGGCCGGCCGGCGCATCCCCATCAGCCGGGCGCGCTTCGCCCATGCCCGACCGCCCCATGGCGACGAGCACCTGTTGTGGGGAGCCTACGTGGAATTCGATGCACCGGTGACCGAGATCGAGTTCGAACGCGAGTACCTGCGTCTGCCCGTGCTGGCCGATCGCAAGTCGCTCTATGCGTTTTTGCGTGATGCACCGCAGTCGGTGTTCATCCGCTTTCGCAATCGCGAGGGCTTCAGTGCTCGCGTGCACCAGCGGTTGCGTTCATGCGGTTATGACCATTGGCCGACCCTGGAGCAACTGGCCGACGAATTCGACATCCACCTGGCCAGCCTGCGCCGGGCGTTGCAGCGCGAGGGTTTTTCCTACCAGCAAATCAAGGACGAGGTGCGTCGCGCGATTGCCTTCGAACGCCTGCGCAACACTCGCATGAGCATCGCCGAGATCGCCCAGGATGTCGGTTTTCGCGAGCCGAGCGCGTTTCACCGGGCCTTCAAGCAGTGGACGGGGGAGAGTCCGGGGAGCTTTCGCTTGCGTGGGCAGAAGGCGTAA
- a CDS encoding acetyl-CoA C-acyltransferase family protein produces MSKPEVYIVSAVRTAIGTFGGALKDVPLSDLATTAVKAALQRCDLDPALVGHVVMGNVIPTDTQDAYLSRVAAMNAGIPKETPAYNVNRLCGSGLQSIVSAAQTLLLGDAEVAIGAGAESMSRGPYLLPAARWGARMGNVQAIDYMLGILHDPFHGIHMGITAENIAERNGITRQMQDDLALEEQVRARRAIDEGRFTGQITPVEVRSRKGTELFSVDEHPRSTSLEQLAQMRTAFKKDGTVTAGNASGLNDGAAAVLMASASAVQANGLKPLARLVAYAHAGVEPELMGLGPIPATRLALKRAGLTIADLDVIESNVAFAAQACAVSQELDLDPAKVNPNGSGISLGHPVGATGTIIATKLIHELHRTSGRYGLATMCIGGGQGIAVIFERV; encoded by the coding sequence ATGTCAAAGCCCGAAGTGTATATCGTCAGCGCCGTCCGGACAGCCATCGGCACCTTCGGCGGCGCCCTGAAGGACGTCCCCCTGAGCGACCTGGCGACCACCGCCGTCAAGGCCGCCCTGCAGCGTTGCGACCTTGACCCGGCCTTGGTCGGCCATGTGGTGATGGGCAACGTGATCCCCACCGACACCCAGGATGCCTACCTCTCCCGCGTCGCCGCCATGAATGCCGGCATTCCCAAGGAAACACCGGCCTATAACGTCAATCGCCTGTGCGGCTCGGGCCTGCAATCGATCGTCTCGGCCGCCCAGACCCTGCTGCTCGGTGATGCCGAGGTGGCCATCGGCGCCGGTGCCGAATCCATGAGCCGCGGTCCCTACCTGCTGCCTGCCGCCCGTTGGGGCGCGCGCATGGGCAACGTGCAGGCCATCGACTACATGCTCGGCATTCTCCACGACCCATTCCACGGCATTCACATGGGCATCACCGCCGAGAACATCGCCGAACGCAATGGCATCACCCGCCAGATGCAGGACGACCTGGCCCTGGAAGAACAGGTACGGGCCCGGCGTGCCATCGACGAAGGTCGTTTCACCGGGCAAATCACCCCGGTGGAGGTGCGCAGCCGCAAGGGTACCGAGCTGTTCAGCGTCGACGAGCACCCACGCAGCACTTCGCTGGAGCAATTGGCGCAGATGCGCACCGCCTTCAAGAAGGACGGTACCGTGACCGCCGGCAACGCCTCGGGCCTCAATGACGGCGCAGCCGCCGTGCTGATGGCGAGCGCCTCGGCCGTGCAGGCCAATGGTCTCAAGCCGCTGGCCCGCCTGGTCGCCTACGCCCATGCCGGAGTCGAGCCGGAACTGATGGGCCTGGGCCCGATCCCGGCTACCCGCCTGGCGCTCAAGCGCGCCGGGCTGACCATCGCCGACCTCGACGTGATCGAATCCAACGTCGCCTTCGCCGCGCAGGCCTGCGCCGTCAGCCAGGAGCTGGACCTCGACCCGGCCAAGGTCAACCCGAACGGCTCGGGCATTTCCCTCGGCCACCCGGTCGGGGCGACCGGCACCATCATCGCCACCAAGCTGATCCACGAGTTGCATCGCACCAGTGGGCGCTATGGCCTGGCCACCATGTGTATCGGCGGCGGGCAAGGCATCGCCGTCATCTTCGAACGGGTTTAA
- a CDS encoding ABC transporter permease, which produces MSPSDQLQWQAAGDGLSRRLWVLLLRRGSVGVFLVILLGFALMAPNFLSLGNLANVFSQSAILGVLAFGLTCVIIGGGSNVVAGGLDLSLAANLGLCAALFSRLNNAGLELWLSLPLTLACGLFVGLSNGLAVVLLRLPPLLATLASMNVLAGLELVLTENTVVPTDSPLLDLLSSGSWLGVPALAWVLLVMAGLLTLLIQHTAYGLRLHAVGEYPQAAQAAGIAVAGHVLSSYLLSGLCAAVAALCSAAFFSGSTTGSGDMLLSVVAIAFLGVVFSRRLVASIPGTLLATLLIGFLINGFQLLNIASFWVNGVQGVLILLVVAASSALSRGEGA; this is translated from the coding sequence ATGTCGCCGTCTGATCAGCTTCAATGGCAGGCAGCGGGCGACGGCCTGTCCCGACGCCTCTGGGTGTTGCTGCTGCGACGCGGCTCCGTGGGGGTGTTCCTGGTCATTCTGCTGGGCTTCGCGCTGATGGCGCCGAATTTCCTGTCGCTGGGCAATCTTGCCAATGTCTTCAGCCAGTCGGCGATTCTCGGAGTGCTCGCCTTTGGCCTGACCTGCGTGATCATCGGGGGTGGCTCGAACGTCGTCGCCGGCGGCCTGGACCTGTCGCTGGCAGCCAACCTCGGCTTGTGCGCGGCGCTGTTCAGCCGGCTGAACAATGCCGGTCTGGAATTGTGGCTCAGCCTGCCGCTGACCCTGGCCTGTGGGCTGTTCGTCGGCCTGTCCAATGGCCTGGCGGTGGTGCTGCTGCGCTTGCCGCCATTGTTGGCAACGCTGGCGAGCATGAACGTGCTGGCCGGCCTGGAGCTGGTGCTGACGGAAAACACCGTGGTGCCGACCGACTCGCCGTTGCTGGACCTGCTCAGCAGCGGCAGTTGGCTGGGCGTGCCCGCACTGGCCTGGGTGCTGCTGGTGATGGCGGGCTTGTTGACGCTATTGATCCAGCACACGGCCTATGGGCTTCGCCTGCATGCCGTGGGCGAGTATCCGCAGGCCGCTCAGGCGGCGGGTATTGCAGTGGCCGGTCACGTGTTGTCCAGCTACCTGCTGTCGGGACTGTGTGCCGCGGTGGCGGCCCTGTGTTCGGCGGCCTTCTTCAGTGGCAGCACCACCGGTTCCGGTGACATGCTGCTGTCGGTGGTGGCGATCGCCTTTCTCGGGGTGGTGTTCTCCCGACGGCTGGTGGCGAGCATTCCCGGTACCTTGCTGGCGACGCTGCTGATCGGCTTCCTGATCAATGGCTTTCAACTGCTGAACATCGCCAGTTTCTGGGTCAACGGCGTTCAAGGCGTGCTGATCCTGCTGGTGGTGGCAGCTTCCAGCGCACTGAGTCGAGGGGAGGGCGCATGA
- a CDS encoding carboxymuconolactone decarboxylase family protein, whose product MSSQHLTEYEDASPEVRAVYDDIMQTRQVAQVNNFWKCLAAHPPTLRRTWDSLKEIMAPGALDSLTKELIYVAVSVTNNCPYCIASHTAAARKAGMTDAMFGELQAVVGMANETNRLANGYRVPLDEAFKLD is encoded by the coding sequence ATGTCGTCCCAGCACCTGACTGAATACGAAGACGCCAGCCCTGAAGTACGCGCCGTTTACGATGACATCATGCAGACCCGCCAGGTTGCGCAGGTCAACAATTTCTGGAAGTGCCTGGCCGCTCACCCGCCGACCCTGCGCCGGACCTGGGACAGCCTCAAGGAGATCATGGCGCCTGGTGCCCTGGACTCGCTGACCAAGGAACTGATCTACGTGGCCGTCAGCGTCACCAACAATTGCCCGTACTGCATCGCCTCGCACACGGCGGCGGCGCGCAAGGCAGGGATGACCGACGCGATGTTCGGCGAATTGCAGGCGGTGGTCGGCATGGCCAACGAGACCAATCGCCTGGCCAACGGCTACCGTGTACCACTGGACGAGGCGTTCAAGCTCGACTGA
- a CDS encoding 3-hydroxybutyryl-CoA dehydrogenase, with the protein MSIQRIAVIGAGIMGNGIAQVCAVAGLQVSLIDVSQAALDKGLATLTGNLDRQVRKAVISADDKQAALGRISLSTDYAVLAGVELVIEAATENLELKKRILKQVAEVVGAQCIIATNTSSLSITELAAAISRPERFIGLHFFNPVPVMGLLEVIRGLQTSDATHASALALATQIGKTAVTARNRPGFVVNRILCPMINEAIFVLQEDLASAEDIDAGMQLGCNQPIGPLALADLIGLDTLLAIMESLHSGFDEPKYRPAQLLREMVAAGYLGRKSGRGFYSYEG; encoded by the coding sequence ATGAGTATCCAACGTATCGCCGTGATCGGCGCCGGCATCATGGGCAACGGCATCGCGCAGGTCTGCGCGGTGGCCGGCCTGCAGGTCAGCCTGATCGACGTTTCCCAGGCCGCCCTCGACAAGGGCCTGGCGACTCTCACCGGCAACCTCGATCGCCAGGTGCGCAAGGCCGTGATCAGCGCCGATGACAAGCAGGCCGCCCTCGGTCGCATCAGCCTGAGCACCGACTATGCGGTGCTGGCCGGTGTCGAGCTGGTGATCGAGGCCGCCACGGAAAACCTCGAGCTGAAAAAGCGTATCCTCAAGCAGGTCGCCGAAGTGGTTGGTGCCCAGTGCATCATCGCCACCAACACCTCGTCGCTGTCGATCACCGAGCTGGCCGCCGCGATCAGCCGGCCGGAGCGTTTCATCGGCCTGCACTTCTTCAACCCGGTGCCGGTGATGGGCCTGCTGGAGGTCATTCGCGGCCTGCAGACCAGCGACGCGACCCACGCCAGTGCCCTGGCCCTGGCCACGCAGATCGGCAAGACCGCCGTGACCGCCCGCAACCGCCCGGGTTTCGTGGTCAACCGCATCCTCTGCCCGATGATCAACGAAGCGATCTTCGTTCTCCAGGAAGACCTGGCGAGCGCCGAGGACATCGACGCCGGCATGCAGCTGGGCTGCAACCAGCCGATCGGCCCACTGGCCCTGGCCGACCTGATCGGCCTGGATACCCTGCTGGCGATCATGGAAAGCCTGCACTCGGGCTTCGACGAACCGAAGTACCGGCCAGCACAGTTGCTCAGGGAGATGGTCGCGGCCGGCTACCTGGGCCGCAAGAGCGGTCGCGGCTTCTACTCGTACGAA
- a CDS encoding DJ-1/PfpI family protein produces the protein MILVLLPHSDYDPTESSVPWQYLHRAGIEVRFATPTGAVAHADPRLVEQGFGPLNPLLMTRKPDLESYRAMLSDPHFQHPMAYADVDPTQFAGLLDADAAKRIALHFFKAGKPIASVCHGPLLFARTLDPETGRSVLYGRKVTGLLSVTMELAAWMITAPWLGRYYRTYPQTVEAEIKATLASPGDFIAGPPALLRDSASRPERGFTVRDGNLLTARWPGDCHRLAAEWLRMLKEAPTS, from the coding sequence ATGATTCTTGTCCTGCTGCCCCACAGCGACTACGACCCCACCGAAAGCAGCGTGCCCTGGCAGTACCTGCACCGTGCTGGCATCGAGGTACGCTTCGCCACGCCCACCGGCGCCGTGGCGCACGCCGATCCACGCCTGGTCGAACAGGGCTTCGGCCCACTCAATCCGCTGCTGATGACCCGCAAGCCCGACCTGGAGAGCTATCGGGCAATGCTGAGCGATCCACATTTCCAGCACCCCATGGCCTATGCCGACGTCGATCCCACGCAATTCGCTGGCCTGCTGGACGCCGACGCGGCAAAACGGATCGCCCTGCACTTCTTCAAGGCCGGCAAGCCGATCGCGTCGGTCTGCCACGGCCCGTTGCTGTTCGCCCGCACCCTCGATCCCGAAACCGGACGTTCGGTGCTCTACGGCCGCAAGGTCACCGGATTGTTGTCCGTGACCATGGAACTGGCCGCCTGGATGATCACCGCCCCCTGGCTCGGGCGTTACTACCGGACCTACCCGCAGACCGTCGAGGCGGAGATCAAGGCCACACTGGCCAGTCCCGGGGATTTCATCGCTGGGCCGCCGGCGTTGCTGCGTGATTCCGCCAGCAGGCCCGAGCGTGGTTTCACCGTCCGCGACGGCAACCTGTTGACTGCGCGCTGGCCCGGCGACTGCCATCGCCTGGCCGCCGAATGGCTGAGGATGCTCAAGGAAGCACCCACCTCCTGA
- a CDS encoding sugar ABC transporter ATP-binding protein, whose translation MTAVPALHLEHLRKRFGATLALDDASLKVRRGTIHGLVGENGAGKSTLIKILAGIHRADSGWLGIDGQRHAALSPRQAEALGVQFIHQERLLPTRFTVGEALFFGHELCRGPLLDRRRQQREAERLLAEYFDLQLPAGALVGELNSAQRQVLQITRALVRQPKILVFDEPSVALVKREVDQLMRIVKRLREQGLSILYISHYLQEIDSLCDEVTVLRNGRDVAVVEPRRTTSAQIARLMVNREVREMYPKVPVVPGEPLLQVRSLSLARHYRQIDLQLRRGEIVGLTGLVGSGAKELLKTLFGVIRPDSGSIELEGRPLRLHSPAQAIAAGIALVPEERRSHGVSPLLSVLENLTLAGLRRFSRWGLLSRGLEQAESVRLIDELAIKTPGPQAAVSQLSGGNQQKVALGKWLSRRSAVYLLDEPCVGVDVGAKVEIYRLVGRLVQEGAAVLVLSSDLPELIGISDRILVLHRGEIAGEFRAGDVDSDRLLACATGAGQPDEVIVNREVADVAV comes from the coding sequence ATGACAGCCGTCCCGGCATTGCACCTGGAGCATCTGCGCAAGCGATTCGGCGCGACCCTGGCGCTGGATGACGCCAGCCTGAAGGTCCGGCGCGGCACCATTCACGGTCTGGTCGGCGAGAACGGTGCCGGCAAGTCGACGCTGATCAAGATCCTGGCCGGCATCCACAGGGCCGACTCGGGCTGGTTGGGCATTGACGGCCAGCGTCATGCCGCGCTGTCACCCCGCCAGGCGGAAGCCCTGGGCGTGCAGTTCATTCACCAGGAACGTTTGCTGCCGACCCGTTTCACCGTCGGCGAGGCGCTGTTCTTCGGCCATGAGCTGTGTCGTGGTCCGCTGCTCGATCGCCGGCGTCAGCAGCGCGAGGCCGAACGGCTGCTGGCGGAGTACTTCGATCTGCAACTGCCGGCCGGAGCGCTGGTGGGCGAGCTCAACAGCGCCCAGCGGCAGGTGCTGCAGATCACCCGGGCCCTGGTGCGCCAACCGAAGATCCTGGTGTTCGACGAGCCCAGCGTAGCGTTGGTCAAGCGCGAGGTCGACCAGCTGATGCGCATCGTCAAGCGCTTGCGCGAGCAGGGCTTGTCGATTCTCTACATCTCGCACTACCTGCAGGAAATCGACAGCCTGTGCGACGAGGTCACGGTGTTGCGCAATGGGCGGGATGTGGCCGTGGTCGAGCCGCGCCGCACCACCAGTGCGCAGATAGCCCGATTGATGGTCAACCGCGAGGTGCGGGAGATGTACCCCAAGGTCCCGGTCGTACCGGGTGAGCCGCTGTTGCAGGTACGCTCCCTGAGCCTGGCCCGGCATTACCGGCAGATCGACCTGCAGTTGCGCCGCGGCGAGATCGTCGGCCTGACCGGCCTGGTCGGCTCCGGGGCCAAGGAACTGCTCAAGACCCTGTTCGGCGTGATTCGCCCCGACAGCGGCAGCATCGAACTCGAAGGCCGTCCGCTGCGCCTGCATTCGCCGGCGCAGGCGATCGCTGCCGGTATCGCCCTGGTGCCTGAAGAACGCCGTAGCCATGGCGTTTCTCCGCTGCTCTCGGTGCTGGAGAACCTGACCCTGGCCGGGCTTCGTCGCTTCAGTCGCTGGGGGCTGCTGAGCCGTGGCCTGGAGCAGGCCGAGAGTGTCCGATTGATCGACGAGCTGGCGATCAAGACCCCCGGCCCCCAGGCGGCGGTCAGCCAGCTCAGCGGAGGCAACCAGCAGAAGGTTGCCCTGGGCAAATGGTTGAGTCGACGTTCGGCCGTGTACCTGCTCGATGAGCCTTGCGTGGGTGTGGATGTCGGGGCGAAGGTGGAAATCTATCGCCTGGTCGGTCGTCTGGTGCAGGAAGGCGCGGCCGTGCTGGTGCTGTCTTCGGACCTGCCGGAGTTGATCGGCATCAGCGACCGTATCCTGGTGCTGCATCGGGGTGAAATCGCTGGCGAGTTTCGCGCCGGTGACGTCGACAGCGATCGCCTGCTGGCTTGCGCCACCGGTGCCGGGCAGCCCGATGAGGTCATCGTGAACAGGGAGGTGGCGGATGTCGCCGTCTGA
- a CDS encoding VOC family protein: MFSHIQLGARDLPRMIAFYEAVLAELGLVRMPDEADSGPPGAGWRMPGWEWPHFFVQEPFNGLPATWGNGVQVSFAALSQGAVKAAWHRALALGAGDEGAPGLRPHYGADYYGAYCRDPEGNKLCFVHTAELEVMLARQPRG, encoded by the coding sequence ATGTTCAGCCATATCCAATTGGGGGCGCGGGACTTGCCGCGCATGATTGCCTTCTACGAGGCGGTGCTGGCCGAGCTTGGCCTGGTGCGCATGCCCGACGAAGCGGACAGCGGCCCGCCCGGTGCCGGTTGGCGGATGCCGGGCTGGGAATGGCCGCACTTCTTCGTGCAGGAGCCGTTCAACGGTCTGCCGGCGACCTGGGGCAATGGCGTGCAGGTCAGCTTTGCCGCGCTGTCGCAGGGTGCCGTAAAGGCGGCCTGGCATCGAGCCCTGGCGCTGGGGGCGGGGGACGAGGGCGCACCGGGCCTGCGACCTCATTATGGCGCCGACTACTACGGCGCCTACTGCCGTGACCCGGAAGGCAACAAGCTGTGCTTCGTGCACACGGCCGAGCTGGAGGTGATGCTCGCGCGGCAGCCCAGGGGCTGA
- a CDS encoding sugar ABC transporter substrate-binding protein has product MPSTRSSLSRFVWLGAALLLGQASLAQAAEGDDAVPSLAGKRIAVSMTGTSHYFDIKAFQAQVDEIKRLGGTPITLDAGRNDKNLVTQLQTVVTQKPDAVIQTLGTLSVIDPWLKRISKAGIPLFTIDAPSQYSLNNTTSDNVATGKALADQLIKDAGGKGRILVFNGFYGVPVCAIRYDQLKLALKDHPQLEIIEPELRDVIPNTVQDAYSQVSALLNKYPAGSVTAIWSAWDIPQLGASKALIDAKRTEIKTYGVDGTPEVLELLGQPHSPVGAVVAQQPALIGKTAVQNVARYLAGQHDLPRETHVATLLTTAGNLAQVQQLRGD; this is encoded by the coding sequence ATGCCTTCCACCCGTTCTTCACTTTCCCGTTTTGTCTGGCTTGGCGCAGCCTTGCTGCTCGGCCAGGCCTCCCTTGCCCAGGCCGCTGAAGGCGACGATGCCGTACCCTCCCTGGCCGGCAAGCGCATCGCCGTGAGCATGACCGGCACCAGTCACTACTTCGACATCAAGGCTTTCCAGGCGCAGGTCGATGAGATCAAGCGGCTGGGCGGTACGCCGATTACCCTCGATGCCGGGCGTAACGACAAGAACCTGGTGACCCAACTGCAAACCGTGGTCACCCAGAAGCCCGATGCGGTGATCCAGACCCTCGGCACCCTGAGCGTGATCGACCCCTGGCTCAAGCGCATCAGCAAGGCCGGTATCCCGCTGTTCACCATCGATGCACCGTCGCAGTACAGCCTCAACAACACGACCTCGGACAACGTCGCCACCGGCAAGGCCCTGGCCGACCAACTGATCAAGGACGCCGGTGGCAAGGGCCGCATCCTGGTGTTCAACGGCTTCTATGGCGTCCCTGTCTGCGCGATCCGCTACGACCAGCTGAAGCTGGCGCTCAAGGATCATCCGCAACTGGAGATCATCGAGCCGGAACTGCGCGATGTGATCCCCAACACCGTGCAGGACGCCTATTCCCAGGTGTCGGCCTTGCTCAACAAGTACCCGGCCGGCAGCGTCACGGCCATCTGGTCGGCCTGGGACATCCCGCAACTGGGGGCAAGCAAGGCCCTGATCGATGCCAAACGCACCGAGATCAAGACCTACGGCGTCGACGGTACTCCCGAGGTGCTGGAGCTGCTGGGTCAGCCCCATTCGCCGGTCGGCGCCGTGGTGGCACAGCAGCCGGCGCTGATCGGCAAGACCGCCGTGCAGAACGTCGCCCGCTACCTGGCCGGGCAGCATGACCTGCCCAGGGAAACCCATGTCGCCACGTTGCTGACCACCGCTGGCAACCTGGCCCAGGTCCAGCAATTGCGGGGTGACTGA